One window of Mangrovibacterium diazotrophicum genomic DNA carries:
- a CDS encoding FecR family protein, producing the protein MTEQAKNKWEELAAKLHGEKTDDSLRFEANDEDLKISQQILDARDKVAKLRNLKSTDKAWREVKGNMKNSRKLWLSFAKYAAVFVVAVLLTGGLFLIQSPSEMPDTFACISAPNGQISNVTLFDGTNVWLNAGSNLKYKQSFGSENREVYLEGEAFFSVTKNKNIPFIVHAGNSAVKVHGTQFNVKAYQNEPVIETVLVEGQVEFMSDNDDVMMKPGQQLLFSRESGNVETKQVNTDEFTSWKGGKIYFNDETLQNLTKQLERWYEVSFTFQNEKIKNYRFSGVINKDRSLEYTLRIIQQINKVKFETNKEQIEIMDK; encoded by the coding sequence ATGACAGAACAAGCAAAAAATAAGTGGGAAGAATTGGCTGCGAAGCTGCACGGCGAGAAAACAGATGACTCGCTGCGGTTTGAAGCGAACGATGAGGATTTAAAGATTTCGCAGCAAATTCTGGATGCGCGCGACAAGGTAGCAAAACTGCGGAACCTGAAATCGACTGACAAAGCTTGGAGAGAAGTGAAAGGCAATATGAAAAACAGCCGGAAGCTTTGGCTCAGCTTTGCCAAATATGCAGCCGTTTTTGTGGTGGCCGTGCTGCTGACTGGCGGACTGTTTCTAATCCAGTCGCCTTCAGAAATGCCGGACACTTTTGCCTGCATCTCTGCACCCAACGGTCAAATCTCGAACGTGACACTTTTCGATGGCACAAACGTGTGGTTGAATGCCGGATCAAACCTGAAATACAAACAATCCTTCGGCAGCGAAAACCGCGAAGTTTACCTGGAAGGTGAAGCCTTCTTCTCAGTTACGAAAAACAAAAATATTCCTTTTATCGTGCATGCCGGTAACTCGGCCGTCAAAGTGCATGGTACCCAGTTCAACGTGAAAGCCTACCAAAACGAGCCTGTGATTGAAACAGTATTGGTTGAGGGACAGGTTGAATTCATGTCGGATAACGACGATGTGATGATGAAGCCCGGACAACAATTGCTTTTCAGCCGCGAATCGGGCAATGTGGAAACCAAGCAGGTTAATACGGATGAGTTTACATCGTGGAAAGGCGGGAAAATCTACTTCAACGACGAGACGCTGCAGAACCTAACCAAACAGCTGGAACGTTGGTACGAAGTGAGCTTTACATTTCAAAATGAAAAGATCAAGAATTACCGTTTTTCGGGTGTAATCAACAAAGACCGCTCCTTAGAGTACACGCTCCGAATTATCCAGCAGATTAATAAAGTGAAATTTGAAACCAATAAAGAACAGATTGAAATAATGGACAAATAA